One window of the Fibrobacter sp. UWP2 genome contains the following:
- the murI gene encoding glutamate racemase yields MIGVFDSGFGGLTILRDLQKVLPQYDFMYLGDNARAPYGSRSFETIYRYTLESVRALFARGCPLVILACNTASAKALRSIQQQVLPFEFPDRRVLGIVRPTAEEIGKYSKTGHIGIFATAGTVSSKSYVIEISHFFPKVKVTQHACPMWVPLVECGESGTEGAKFFVKKEVDALLAEDPEIDTVLLACTHYPLLEAEIRAALPPHVRLVFQGDIVAQKTVDYLKRHPEMDGRLTKGSKTQFLTSDTAKFFEKGAFLFGMHDISAESLTF; encoded by the coding sequence ATGATTGGCGTTTTTGACTCGGGCTTTGGCGGCCTCACCATTTTACGGGATTTGCAGAAGGTGCTGCCGCAGTACGACTTTATGTACCTGGGCGACAACGCCCGCGCGCCTTACGGCTCCCGCAGTTTCGAGACCATTTACCGCTATACGTTGGAGTCGGTCCGCGCGCTTTTTGCCCGCGGGTGCCCGCTCGTTATTCTCGCGTGCAATACCGCGAGTGCCAAGGCGCTCAGGAGCATTCAGCAGCAGGTGTTGCCCTTCGAGTTCCCCGACCGCAGGGTCCTGGGGATTGTGCGCCCGACCGCCGAGGAAATCGGCAAGTACAGCAAGACGGGACACATCGGCATTTTTGCGACGGCGGGGACGGTCTCCTCGAAGAGCTATGTCATTGAAATTAGTCACTTTTTCCCAAAGGTGAAGGTGACGCAGCACGCGTGCCCCATGTGGGTGCCCTTGGTCGAGTGCGGGGAAAGCGGTACCGAGGGCGCAAAGTTCTTTGTGAAAAAAGAAGTGGATGCTCTCCTGGCCGAGGATCCCGAAATCGACACGGTGCTTTTGGCCTGCACGCACTACCCGCTCTTGGAGGCCGAGATCCGTGCGGCCCTGCCGCCTCATGTGCGCCTGGTGTTCCAGGGGGACATCGTTGCCCAGAAGACGGTCGATTACCTGAAGCGTCACCCGGAGATGGACGGACGCCTTACGAAGGGCTCGAAGACCCAGTTTTTGACCTCCGATACGGCGAAATTTTTCGAAAAAGGCGCTTTTTTGTTCGGAATGCACGATATTTCGGCGGAATCGTTGACTTTCTAG
- a CDS encoding UvrD-helicase domain-containing protein, whose amino-acid sequence MDAQSILDGLNSDQRAAVLHDHQKGAQLLILAGAGSGKTSVLTKRIQYRIAMGVDPEKILALTFTAKAAAEMRERVQKLFPKAGVRLCTFHSLALFMLKQKIGSRFAYEMVGFKKPPVPQESAERDFLTKLSRLRIPSGKLNREELFADTYPASLVPKLKTLRQGVLDSGSVVFEDLIYLAISLLEKHREARDYFRAQWSEILVDEYQDINPSQYRLVKALLGSRKELFVVGDDDQAIYGFRGADIGNINRFCEDFKESSLIRLEWNYRSVPEILHLANSIFENKPLRLRKVLRAGNTRGSGGNPLYRENRRPEVWYSENPVEEMLKIVGWIKELRESYELEWKNFAILVRYNRQRLYYEAALKDAGLPIAGVELDEGETLENGVHVETVHASKGLQYAVVFYAGLAEGLTPGECQGSRAERQRQLDEERRLYYVGVTRAEAYLILLYCKQRFWKGKLRKFKKSRFLPQARPKNEELKLPLILFKIYVVVRVLFVMFEHILKLPFVYLFHKNEVDLWVDKKIQWFSNFCMDIINIDLTIEDQALLGKVDWTRPVFVMGNHNSFVDIPVVFLTIERTIGFIAKAQLGRIPFLNFWMHKIGCIFINREKGGGADLVREALAHGRVPRISVFPEGTRGKSDDLAPFKSGSFRLAIEAQATILPVVIKGSAGAWERRRDCGRKKVTSRVLEPIDVRALMQEKGELEPRRDLMNVIRERMETAL is encoded by the coding sequence ATGGATGCCCAAAGCATCTTGGATGGTCTTAACAGTGACCAGAGGGCGGCCGTTTTGCACGACCACCAAAAAGGCGCGCAACTTTTGATTTTGGCGGGGGCGGGTTCGGGCAAGACCTCGGTTTTAACGAAGCGCATCCAGTATCGCATTGCGATGGGCGTTGATCCCGAAAAAATATTGGCGTTGACTTTTACGGCGAAGGCGGCGGCGGAAATGCGCGAACGCGTGCAAAAGCTGTTCCCCAAGGCGGGAGTGCGGCTATGTACGTTCCATTCGCTCGCGCTGTTCATGCTCAAGCAAAAAATAGGTTCGCGTTTTGCCTACGAGATGGTGGGCTTTAAAAAGCCCCCGGTGCCGCAGGAATCTGCGGAGCGAGATTTTTTGACGAAACTCTCCAGACTCAGGATTCCTTCGGGAAAATTGAACCGCGAGGAGCTCTTTGCCGATACGTACCCGGCCTCCTTGGTGCCTAAGTTGAAAACGCTTAGGCAAGGAGTATTGGATTCGGGTTCGGTTGTTTTTGAAGACCTTATTTACTTGGCAATTAGTTTGTTAGAAAAACACCGGGAGGCGCGGGATTACTTTAGGGCGCAGTGGTCCGAAATTTTGGTGGACGAGTACCAGGACATTAACCCCTCGCAGTACCGTTTGGTGAAGGCGTTGCTGGGGAGCCGCAAGGAACTTTTTGTGGTGGGGGACGATGACCAGGCGATTTACGGGTTCCGCGGAGCCGACATCGGGAACATCAACCGGTTTTGTGAAGACTTCAAGGAGAGCTCGCTCATCCGCTTGGAATGGAATTACCGCTCTGTGCCCGAGATTTTGCACCTTGCCAATTCCATTTTCGAGAACAAGCCGCTTCGCTTGCGCAAGGTGCTGCGGGCGGGCAACACGAGGGGCTCCGGCGGGAACCCTCTGTACCGCGAGAACCGTAGGCCCGAGGTTTGGTATTCCGAGAATCCGGTCGAAGAAATGCTGAAGATTGTGGGGTGGATCAAGGAACTGCGGGAGAGCTATGAACTGGAATGGAAAAATTTCGCCATACTGGTGCGCTACAACCGTCAAAGGCTGTATTACGAGGCGGCTCTCAAGGATGCAGGGCTCCCCATTGCGGGGGTCGAACTGGACGAGGGCGAGACCCTGGAAAACGGCGTCCATGTGGAAACGGTTCACGCCTCCAAGGGACTGCAGTATGCGGTGGTGTTCTATGCGGGGCTGGCCGAAGGGCTCACGCCGGGGGAGTGCCAGGGGAGCCGCGCCGAACGCCAAAGGCAGCTGGACGAGGAGCGCCGATTGTATTATGTGGGGGTTACCCGTGCCGAGGCCTATTTAATTTTGTTATATTGCAAACAGAGGTTTTGGAAGGGCAAACTCCGGAAGTTCAAAAAGTCCAGGTTCTTGCCGCAGGCCCGTCCCAAAAACGAGGAATTGAAATTGCCCCTTATTTTGTTCAAAATATACGTGGTGGTGAGGGTCCTGTTCGTCATGTTCGAACACATTCTCAAGCTCCCGTTTGTGTACTTGTTCCACAAAAACGAAGTGGATTTGTGGGTCGACAAAAAAATTCAGTGGTTCTCGAATTTTTGCATGGACATTATCAACATCGACTTGACCATTGAGGACCAGGCGCTTTTGGGCAAGGTGGACTGGACCCGTCCTGTGTTTGTGATGGGAAACCACAATTCCTTTGTCGATATCCCCGTGGTCTTTTTGACCATCGAGAGGACGATTGGCTTTATTGCCAAGGCCCAGCTGGGCAGAATCCCATTCCTCAATTTTTGGATGCACAAGATTGGCTGTATTTTTATCAATCGCGAAAAGGGCGGTGGCGCCGACCTGGTGCGCGAAGCCTTGGCGCATGGCCGCGTCCCTCGCATTTCGGTGTTCCCCGAGGGGACCCGCGGCAAGAGCGACGACCTTGCCCCGTTCAAGAGCGGTTCCTTTAGACTTGCCATCGAGGCGCAGGCGACGATTCTCCCTGTGGTCATCAAGGGCTCGGCGGGTGCTTGGGAACGTCGCCGGGATTGCGGTCGCAAAAAGGTGACCTCCCGGGTTCTGGAACCCATAGACGTGAGGGCGTTGATGCAGGAGAAGGGCGAACTGGAACCTCGTCGCGATTTGATGAACGTCATTAGGGAGAGGATGGAAACGGCTCTATGA
- a CDS encoding lysylphosphatidylglycerol synthase transmembrane domain-containing protein, translated as MALNPKLKSTLVFCLKLVVTLVPAYFVYRNIVGAPDWDVGDLFRLFSWSGVLPFVIALLCLAVSNFTACLQWKLLLEKQGVHLKYGHLLKLYYVGLFFNNFMPGNVGGDVKKVYDIRMQGGQDSVGAGLTATFFDRLFGLFFVTLFALGMGALFFVHDDAQRAFVWPSIWIFLGFCLLFACLCSRRLGRLCSNLMAKVLPQKIHFRLDHMFNRFQYFRSFRLWVQISLLSAVTQSLRIFVHYFCGIVVGVDLSISWYFYYIPLVAIVSALPISIGGFGPRELLAQSLFAKAGVASLESVVIQLLAYFVSLLLSLFGAFVFLLGDKPEHPKVKAE; from the coding sequence ATGGCGTTGAATCCCAAACTGAAATCCACCCTGGTTTTTTGTCTGAAGCTGGTGGTGACTTTGGTTCCGGCGTACTTTGTGTACCGGAACATTGTAGGCGCTCCTGATTGGGACGTCGGGGATTTGTTCCGTCTGTTTTCGTGGAGCGGCGTGCTCCCGTTTGTGATTGCGCTTTTGTGCCTTGCTGTTTCGAACTTCACGGCCTGTTTGCAGTGGAAACTGCTTTTAGAAAAGCAGGGAGTGCACCTGAAGTACGGCCACCTGCTCAAGCTCTACTATGTGGGGCTGTTCTTTAACAACTTTATGCCGGGCAACGTGGGCGGCGATGTCAAGAAGGTTTACGACATTCGCATGCAAGGCGGGCAGGACTCGGTGGGGGCCGGGCTTACGGCGACGTTCTTCGATCGTTTGTTCGGACTCTTTTTTGTGACGCTCTTTGCGCTTGGCATGGGCGCCCTGTTTTTTGTGCACGATGACGCCCAGCGCGCCTTTGTGTGGCCCTCGATTTGGATATTCCTCGGATTTTGCCTTTTGTTCGCGTGCCTTTGCAGCAGGCGGCTTGGGCGGCTATGCAGCAATTTGATGGCGAAAGTGCTGCCGCAAAAAATTCATTTCCGCCTGGACCACATGTTCAACCGTTTCCAGTATTTCCGTTCGTTTAGGCTGTGGGTGCAAATCTCGCTCCTCTCGGCGGTGACGCAGTCGCTGCGAATTTTTGTGCATTACTTTTGCGGGATCGTGGTGGGCGTTGACCTCTCGATTTCGTGGTACTTCTATTACATCCCGCTGGTCGCCATCGTGAGTGCGCTCCCGATTTCGATTGGCGGCTTTGGCCCACGCGAGTTGTTGGCCCAGTCACTGTTTGCCAAGGCGGGTGTTGCCAGTTTGGAGTCTGTCGTCATCCAGCTCTTGGCCTACTTTGTGAGCCTCTTGCTGAGCCTGTTTGGCGCGTTCGTGTTTTTGCTGGGCGACAAGCCCGAGCATCCCAAAGTGAAGGCAGAATAG
- a CDS encoding class I SAM-dependent methyltransferase, translated as MSIKEPDQSVWNRFWQRKNDMDKVYPSSPSVLEAIKKNFKLNGLKILEVGAGTGRDSAELARLGADVYVLDFAENSLKIVDALRAKENLYDNLKLVRGDAFKSPFPDCTFDLVFHQGLAEHFKDSLPLIQENYRILKHGGCCLCDVPQTVHPYTVIKHILIAMDKWFAGWEKQFTMPQLKKLMADAGFVCEYAYGDWMRPNLFYRMAREFGFKVGVELPKYPLQGSTYQKAKDAILDALKSVSVMHYTQLSIGVIGRKP; from the coding sequence ATGTCTATTAAAGAGCCTGATCAATCTGTTTGGAATCGTTTTTGGCAGAGAAAGAACGACATGGACAAGGTTTACCCTTCGTCTCCCTCTGTTTTGGAAGCTATCAAAAAGAATTTCAAGCTTAATGGTCTAAAAATTTTGGAAGTTGGCGCCGGTACCGGCCGTGACAGTGCCGAATTGGCCCGCTTGGGTGCCGATGTCTATGTGCTGGATTTTGCCGAGAACAGTTTGAAGATTGTGGACGCTCTGCGTGCCAAGGAAAACCTTTACGATAATTTGAAACTGGTGCGCGGAGACGCGTTCAAGTCGCCGTTCCCCGACTGTACGTTTGACTTGGTGTTCCACCAGGGCCTGGCGGAACACTTCAAGGATTCGCTCCCGCTGATCCAGGAGAATTACCGAATTTTGAAGCACGGGGGCTGCTGCCTTTGCGATGTGCCGCAGACTGTCCACCCGTACACAGTGATCAAACACATTTTGATTGCCATGGACAAGTGGTTTGCGGGCTGGGAAAAGCAGTTCACGATGCCGCAGCTCAAAAAGCTCATGGCCGATGCTGGCTTTGTGTGCGAGTACGCCTACGGGGACTGGATGCGACCGAACCTGTTCTATAGAATGGCTCGCGAGTTCGGTTTCAAAGTGGGCGTGGAATTGCCCAAGTACCCGCTGCAGGGCTCGACGTATCAAAAGGCGAAGGACGCTATTTTGGATGCGCTCAAGTCTGTGTCGGTAATGCATTACACCCAGTTGAGCATCGGAGTGATTGGCCGCAAGCCTTAG